In the Synechococcus sp. Nb3U1 genome, one interval contains:
- a CDS encoding glycosyltransferase: MPEFSHPLHYWRHKNRYYHEDLERLHRFFVPPGLRILEIGSGTGSLLNALQPSVGVGIDRDAEIVAQAQVEFPHLHFRVQDAHSLDHLEHDPVLADPFDVILLTNTLGSLTDIQQVLQQLRRFCSPRTRLILSHHNPLWEPILALATTLKQRMPLPTTNWLSAADVANLLHLAGYEVIQQGKRLLLPRRIPVLSAVVNQGIAPLPGINALCLTEYTIARLQPAADWDPPANQQPSCTVVIPARNEAGNIRPCVERLPPMGSHTEIIFVEGHSSDETWAEIQRVQAEYQGIRDIRGLQQEGKGKGDAVRKGFAAATGDVLIILDADLTVQAEDMTKFFWAVASGRCDFANGCRLIYPLKPESMPRLNQWANRFFAALLSYILGIRIKDSLCGTKALRRKDYLEIAKLRQEWGDFDPFGDFDLLLGSAQRSLKILDIPVRYFPRTYGRSNIQHVRDGLRLLQICGFALKHFKGY, from the coding sequence TTGCCAGAGTTTAGCCACCCCCTACATTATTGGCGGCACAAAAACCGCTACTACCACGAGGATCTAGAGCGGCTGCATCGATTCTTCGTTCCTCCCGGCCTGCGCATTCTGGAGATTGGTTCTGGCACGGGATCCCTACTCAATGCCCTTCAGCCCAGCGTGGGAGTGGGGATCGACCGGGATGCCGAGATCGTCGCTCAAGCTCAGGTGGAGTTTCCCCACCTGCATTTTCGGGTACAAGATGCCCATAGCCTAGACCATCTGGAGCATGATCCCGTTTTGGCGGATCCCTTTGATGTTATTTTGCTTACTAATACTCTGGGCAGCTTGACGGACATTCAGCAGGTTTTACAGCAGCTGCGCCGCTTTTGTAGCCCCCGTACCCGTTTGATCCTCTCCCACCACAATCCTCTTTGGGAACCGATCCTGGCCCTAGCCACCACCCTCAAACAACGCATGCCTTTGCCCACGACCAACTGGCTCTCGGCGGCGGATGTGGCCAATCTCCTGCACCTGGCGGGTTATGAGGTCATTCAGCAGGGTAAGCGGCTGTTGTTGCCCCGTCGGATCCCAGTCCTTTCGGCGGTGGTTAACCAAGGGATCGCTCCACTGCCAGGGATCAATGCCCTCTGTTTGACGGAATATACGATTGCTCGATTGCAACCTGCTGCCGACTGGGATCCCCCTGCTAACCAGCAACCCTCCTGTACGGTGGTGATCCCGGCTCGGAACGAAGCCGGCAATATTCGCCCTTGTGTGGAGCGGTTACCCCCAATGGGATCCCACACCGAGATCATCTTTGTGGAGGGTCATTCCAGCGACGAGACGTGGGCGGAGATCCAACGGGTTCAGGCTGAATATCAAGGGATCCGCGATATCCGGGGCTTGCAGCAGGAGGGCAAAGGAAAAGGGGATGCGGTGCGCAAGGGGTTTGCCGCCGCCACAGGTGATGTGTTGATCATTCTCGATGCCGATTTGACTGTGCAGGCGGAGGATATGACCAAGTTTTTCTGGGCGGTGGCCTCCGGTCGTTGTGATTTTGCCAATGGCTGTCGGCTGATCTACCCCCTCAAGCCGGAGTCAATGCCTCGGCTGAACCAGTGGGCCAATCGCTTTTTCGCCGCCCTGCTCTCCTACATTCTTGGCATCCGCATCAAAGACTCCCTCTGCGGAACCAAGGCCCTGCGGCGGAAGGATTATCTAGAGATTGCCAAGCTGCGCCAAGAATGGGGTGACTTTGATCCGTTTGGGGATTTTGATCTGCTACTGGGATCCGCCCAGCGCAGTCTGAAGATTCTGGATATTCCGGTGCGCTATTTCCCGAGAACCTATGGCCGCTCCAATATCCAACACGTGCGGGATGGTTTGCGGCTGTTGCAAATCTGTGGCTTTGCCCTGAAGCACTTTAAGGGGTATTGA
- a CDS encoding RidA family protein, whose translation MTDRTLISTGTPWEKFVGYSRAIRVGAVVEVAGTVAADEHGQVVGSGDPYGQTRFILSKIERALKQVGAELADVVRTRIYVTNMAYFEGVGRAHGEVFGEIRPASTMVQVSALASPEFWVEIEVSAIVSE comes from the coding sequence ATGACCGACCGCACCCTCATCTCGACTGGCACCCCCTGGGAGAAGTTTGTCGGTTATTCGCGGGCAATCCGGGTGGGAGCTGTGGTGGAAGTGGCGGGCACCGTGGCCGCAGATGAGCACGGACAAGTGGTGGGATCCGGGGATCCCTATGGGCAAACCCGCTTTATTTTGAGCAAGATTGAGCGAGCCCTCAAGCAGGTGGGGGCCGAGCTGGCGGATGTGGTGCGTACCCGCATTTACGTAACGAACATGGCCTATTTTGAGGGGGTGGGACGCGCCCATGGAGAGGTGTTCGGGGAAATTCGCCCTGCCTCGACGATGGTGCAGGTGAGCGCCTTGGCTAGCCCGGAGTTTTGGGTGGAAATTGAAGTTAGCGCCATCGTGTCGGAGTAG
- the chlG gene encoding chlorophyll synthase ChlG, whose product MSESTPQDPSLPEMAAEIAFATGSAEDPSLEGSASAPPLEETTPESQASKGSKRARQLLGMKGAEVESRSIWQLHLQLMKPVTWIPLVWGLIPGAASSGHFTWTWENVGLILVGMILAGPLMTGYTQTVNEYYDREIDAINEPYRPIPSGAISLGRVIAQIWVLLILGVGLAYGLDWYTGHDFPVITCIALGGSLVAYIYSAPPLKLKRNGWLGNYALGASYIALPWWTGHALFGELNWTVCALTLIYSLAGLGIAVVNDFKSIEGDKQFGLASLPVMFGAMGAAWISVLMIDLFQFSMASFLVGAGMQLYAAILVLLIIPQITFQDMYFLRDPLKNDVKYQASAQPFLVLGMLVVGLALGRSGLW is encoded by the coding sequence ATGAGCGAAAGTACCCCTCAAGATCCATCCTTGCCGGAAATGGCGGCCGAAATAGCCTTTGCCACAGGTTCTGCTGAAGATCCCAGTTTAGAAGGTTCAGCTTCAGCTCCTCCTCTAGAAGAAACTACCCCAGAGTCTCAGGCCAGCAAGGGATCCAAACGGGCCCGACAACTGTTGGGTATGAAAGGGGCGGAAGTAGAATCACGCTCCATTTGGCAACTGCACCTGCAATTGATGAAGCCGGTGACTTGGATCCCGTTGGTGTGGGGGTTAATCCCAGGCGCAGCATCCTCCGGCCACTTCACCTGGACTTGGGAAAATGTCGGTTTGATCTTAGTGGGTATGATCCTGGCTGGCCCGCTGATGACGGGCTACACCCAGACGGTGAACGAATACTACGACCGCGAGATCGATGCCATCAACGAACCCTACCGACCCATCCCATCTGGGGCAATCTCCTTGGGGCGGGTGATCGCGCAGATCTGGGTATTACTGATTTTAGGGGTGGGGCTAGCCTATGGATTGGATTGGTACACAGGCCATGACTTCCCGGTGATCACCTGCATTGCCCTAGGGGGATCCCTGGTGGCCTACATCTACTCGGCCCCGCCCCTGAAGCTGAAACGAAATGGCTGGCTGGGCAACTATGCCCTCGGGGCCAGCTACATCGCCCTGCCCTGGTGGACGGGACATGCCCTGTTTGGGGAGTTGAACTGGACAGTCTGTGCCCTCACCCTGATCTACAGCTTGGCCGGTCTGGGCATTGCCGTGGTCAATGATTTCAAAAGTATCGAGGGCGACAAGCAATTTGGTTTGGCCTCACTGCCCGTTATGTTTGGGGCGATGGGGGCCGCTTGGATCTCGGTGCTAATGATTGACTTATTCCAGTTCAGCATGGCTTCTTTTTTGGTGGGGGCGGGCATGCAACTGTACGCGGCGATTTTGGTGCTGTTGATCATCCCGCAAATCACCTTTCAAGATATGTATTTCCTAAGGGATCCCCTCAAGAACGACGTGAAATATCAGGCCAGTGCGCAGCCCTTTTTGGTGTTGGGAATGCTGGTGGTCG